The stretch of DNA GCAGCACGGTGGCTTCTTCCCTAATGGCATTAGTGGGATGCTACTCTCTTTGCAGATGGTTCTATTTGCCTATGTTGGCATTGAGATGATTGGTTTATCTGCTGGTGAAGCAGAGAATCCACGCAAAACTATTCCGATGGCGATCGACTCATTAGCGTGGCGCATCCTCATTTTCTATATGGGTGCGATTTTTGTCATCTTAGCGATCTTCCCCTGGAATGAGATTGGACAACAAGGCAGTCCATTTGTGGTGATGTTTGAGCGAATTGGTTTACGCGAAGCGGCTGGAATCATTAACTTCGTAGTCATTACTGCTGCCTTGTCATCTTGTAATGCCGGCATCTTTAGTGGTGGTCGACTCCTCTATGCACTCTCAGTCAATGGGTACGCACCTTCGCCATTTGCGAAGTTATCAAAGTATGGTGTTCCACATCGTGCAGTGATGGCTACCGTAGCGGTTTGTATGACTGGCGTAGTGCTGAACTACTTTGTTCCTGATAAAGCATTTCAATACATCATGGCCGCAGTGACCTTTATCGGTTTGATGGTTTGGATTGCTATTTTGATCACGCAAATTCAGTTTCGTCGCTCACTGACAAAAGTCCAGGTTGCTGAGTTGGCATATCGCACGCCTTGGTGGCCCTATTCCTCGTGGTTCGCATTGGCATTTATTGCCCTAGTAGTGGTGCTGATGGGCTTTCATGAGGATGCACGGATTGCCTTAGTCTTAGGTCCGTGCTTATTAGGTGTGTATCTCGCCATGTTCTACATCGTTGGCTTGCATCGCAAAACAAAACTGAGTCGTGAATTCAAATAAGGAGACATAAATGATTGTTGGCGTACCTCAAGAAGTAAAAAATAATGAATTTCGTGTTGGCTTGACCCCAGGTAATGTGAGGGGTTTATGTAAGCAAGGCCATTCTGTCTTAGTGCAACGTGGGGCAGGTGAGCAAATTGGCTTGAGCGATGAATCCTATCGTCTGGCTGGTGCTACATTAATCAATAGCGCTGCTGAAGTTTTTGCAAAGGCAGAGATGGTAGTTAAGGTAAAGGAGCCTCAACCCCAGGAATGTGCGATGTTGCGTGAGGATCAAATTCTCTTTACCTATTTACACCTAGCACCAGACCCGCAGCAGACTAAAGCATTGCTCGCATCAGGCGCAAGTTGTATTGCTTATGAAACCGTGACCTCGTTTAATGGTGCATTACCACTTCTAGCCCCGATGAGTGAAGTTGCGGGCAGAATGTCTATACAAGCAGCCGCTACGCATCTAGAAAAAACAAATGGAGGTTTAGGTATCTTGATGGCGGGTGTACCTGGAGTAGCACCTGCAAAAGTGGTGATATTGGGTGCGGGAGTTGTGGGGCGCAATGCTTTGCAGATGGCAGTTGGGATGGGTGCAGATGTTTATATTTTTGATCGCAATATTGATTGCTTAAGACAGATTGACATACTTTATGGCAATCGTGTGAGAACCTTTTATGCTGATCCACTTTTGGTCGAGCTCGAGGTTTGTGAAGCAGATGTGGTCATTGGTGCCGTGTTGTTACCTGGTGCTGCAGCCCCAAAACTGGTAACACGCGAGATGGTACGCAAAATGAAGGCGGGTGCAGTAGTAGTAGACGTAGCGATTGACCAAGGTGGTTGTTTTGAGACATCCAAACCCACTACGCATACTGATCCCACTTTTATCGTGGATGGCGTGCTGCACTACTGTGTGGCGAATATGCCCGGTGCAGTCGCAAGAACTTCTACCTTTGCTTTGACGAATGCAACTTACCCTTTCATTGAAGCCTTGGCAAATCGGGGTATGGTGAAGGCGTTCTCGCATGATCATCATCTTCGCAATGGTTTAAGTGTGCACCGAGGTCAGCTCACATCCGAGCCAGTTGCTAAAGCGCAAAGAGTAGATTTTGTATTGGCGGAAGAATTATTGGCTGCCTAATGGTTTGATTGCAGTCCTATGGTGGAGTGTCTTGGGGGTCTAGGCTCCCAAGCTTTCCTCTATTATCCTAAGAATGGACCTATCTGCATTAGTAATTTCTACCGGCGTCGTCGCTCTTGCGGAGATGGGTGATAAAACCCAATTACTCTCTTTGATGTTGGCTGCGCGTTATCCAAAGCAGGCGCTCGCCATTATTGGTGGGATATTCATCGCAACAATTGCTAATCATGCGTGTGCGGCTTTACTGGGGCATTGGCTCACTACTTTTATGAGTCCAGATCTGCTCAAGTGGATTTTGGGCTTAAGCTTTTTGGGAATAGGTCTCTGGCTCTTGGTGCCTGATCATATTGATGATGCAGCTGGATCAAAAGTAGCCGATAGAGCTTTTCAGGTATTTATGCTGACGGTCGGACTCTTTTTCTTAGCTGAGATGGGAGATAAGACCCAAATCGCTACGATCGCCTTGGGTGCAAAATATTCCGATGTCTTTTCTGTGACGGTTGGCACTACTTTGGGGATGATGCTGGCGAATGCCCCAGCAGTTTGGATTGGGCAAAAATTCACGAATCGTATGCCCATTCAGTGGGTACATGCGGTTGCCGCTGTCACCTTCATCGCCATTGGTATTGCTACTCTTATTTGGGGTTAGGTCGAATTTTTCCATGGGGCTTAAAATTACCTTATGAAAACTGATCTGCCACAGAGCTTTCGCAGGCTCGAATACCGCGCTTCCAATTACACCTTTTCACAAGTTGATCTAGACATTGCTTTAGATCCTGCTAGGACGATAGTGAAGAGCCGATTAGAAGTTCTGCCTGGCGCTAGTCATGAGGCTGGTACACCTTTAGTTCTGCAGGGCTATGAACTTGAATTCGTGAGTTTGCGCATTAATGGTGAAGCCCATCGCCAGTTTGAACTGAATCCAGAAACACTGACTATCCATGCTTTGCCGAATGAGGGTAAGCAAGCTTTCATTGTTGAGATTATCTGCGTATGTGTACCTGAGAAAAATACCTCGCTCATGGGCTTATATGTTTCCAACGGGAATTTCTTTACCCAGTGCGAAGCTGAGGGGTTCAGAAAGATTACATACTTCCTCGATAGACCTGATGTGATGGCGCGTTATCGCGTGACTCTTCGTGCTCGTGAGTCAGAATGCCCAGTGTTGTTATCGAACGGCAACCTCATTAGTGCTGAAAAATTACCGAATGGTTGGCACAGCGCTGTTTGGGAAGATCCGTTTCCAAAACCATCTTATTTGTTTGCCTTGGTTGCCGGAAAACTGGAATGCATAGAAGAAACCATCACTACAGGCAGCGGTGCAAAAAAGTTATTACAGATTTGGGTTGAACCACATGACTTGAAAAAGACCCGTCACGCAATGGATTCTTTAATTGCCTCAATTCGTTGGGATGAGAAACGCTATGGCCTGGAGTTAGATCTGGAGCGCTTCATGATTGTGGCAGTTGGTGATTTCAATATGGGTGCGATGGAAAATAAGGGCCTGAATATATTTAATACTAAGTATGTCCTCGCTCAAGCAGAGACTGCAACCGATGCCGACTTTGCCAACATAGAAAGCGTCGTAGCTCATGAGTACTTTCATAACTGGACCGGCAATCGAGTTACCTGTAGGGATTGGTTTCAGCTTTCATTAAAAGAAGGTTTAACTGTATTTCGAGATCAAGAGTTCTCTGCAGATCAGATGGGGACTGAGTCTGGTAGAGCGGTAAAGCGCATTGAAGATGTGCGCTTATTGCGTCAACTACAGTTTCCAGAAGATGCGGGGCCAATGGCACATCCAATTCGTCCAGACGAATACCAAGAGATCAATAATTTCTACACCGTCACTGTATATGAAAAGGGTGCAGAAGTAGTGCGGATGTATCAAACTCTATTGGGTGTTGAGGGTTTCCGTAAAGGCATGGATTTGTACTTCCAGCGTCATGATGGTCAAGCAGTTACCTGCGATGATTTCTTGGCTGCCATGGCTGATGCCAATGGCCGCGATCTTTCCCAGTTTAAAAACTGGTACAGCCAGGCCGGTACTCCTCAGGTCAAGGTGGAGGAACTCTATGATGCGGATAAAAAGCAATATCAAGTGACTTTGACGCAAAGCCCCTCAGCAAATACAGCGCACAAAGATAGTAAGCTTTTTCATATTCCACTGAAGATGCGTTTACTAACATCTGAAAATGACCAGCTTGAAACTTTGTTGGAGTTAACACAAGGTCAGCAAGCCTGGACTTTTGATCAGGTGATGAGCCGTCCAGTGTTATCGATTAATCGCAATTTCTCAGCCCCGATTAATTTAGATTTTGATCAAAGTGAGGCCGACCTACTCACCATGTTCTCGAGTGATGATGACGCCTTCAATCGTTGGGAGGCTGGTCAGAAACTGGCAATGCAAATGATTCTGGGTAATCGTTTGCCTGATAAAGCGCTGATTGAGGCTTATCGCACTTTGTTGACTGATTCGAACTTAGATCCCGCGTTCAAAGAGCTGGCGCTGACCCTTCCTGCCGAGACTTATCTATATGAGCAGTGTGCGAGCGTTGATCCACAACAAATTTATCATGCGCGTCGTGCTTTCCGTCATGCTCTAGCTAGTGAGTTACGCATCGAGTGGGCAGCGCTCTATCAGCAGATGCAAACGCCAGGACCATTTAATCCAGATGCAGCAAGCGCTGGTAAGCGCGGCTTAAAGAATCTGGCGTTAAGTATGTTGCTTGAAGCGGACCCTTTGATCTGGGCGCCAATGGCAGTCAATCAGTATCAGAATGCTGACAACATGACTGATCGATATGCTGCTTTAGCTGGCTTAGCCATTCATGGATCAAAATCAGCGACTGCTTGTTTGGAGGATTTTTATTCCCGGTTTGCTGACGATGCTTTAGTCATTGATAAATGGTTTGCATTGCAATCAAGCAGACCCCCAGTCGAAAATGCTGAATCGACATTGAATGAAGTCAAGCGCTTGCGTGAGCACGAAGCCTTCAAGATGAATAACCCCAACCGAGTTCGCAGCGTCATTCATGCTTTTTGTATGAATAATCCCGCTAGCTTTCATCAGGCAGATGGCAGTGGTTATGCATTTTGGGCTGAATCCGTTTTGGCCTTAAACCTCATCAATCCTCAGGTTGCCGCTCGTTTAGCTAGGGGATTAGATCGCTGGCGTCAATTTGCCAAGCCTTATCAAGACCATATGCTGGCAGCCCTAAAGCAGGTTGCGGCTTGCGAAACCCTCTCTCCAGATGTGAAAGAGGTGGTTTCAAAGGCTTTGGGTAATTAATCGATTCAGAACAGGGCAAAATAGAGCCATCGCAGAACCAACCCCATTTCGGAGAAATTTCTTTTGAGCGCTTCAAGCACCTTTAATACTAATTTCAAGCAATACCTGATATCCGCTAAGGTGAAGGGTGCTGGCATACCCGCTGGCTTACAAGAACTGTTATTAGCAGTTGCACATACTTGTTCAACCCTGAGTCATGAGGTCGCACAAGGCGCTTTAATTGGTTTACTAGGCTCTGCTGGCACTGGTAATGTCCAGGGTGAAGTTCAGCAAAAACTGGATGTGATTGCCAATGACTTACTAATTGATGGTGTACAGGGATGTAAATCCCTGGCCGGTCTGGCTTCCGAAGAAATGGAATTACCACTCCCAGTTCAGGGCACTGGCGACTACTTGCTATTGTTTGATCCATTGGATGGTTCGTCAAATATCGATGTGAATGTATCTATCGGTACGATTTTCTCTGTACTCAAGAAGCAGGATCCTGCAGCCTCATTACAAACTTCAGATTTCTTATTATCAGGCCGTCATCAAGTGGCCGCAGGTTATGTTGTCTATGGTCCGCAAACTACCATGGCATTAACGCTGGGCGATGGCGTAGTGATGTTTACGCTCAATAAGGTGACTGGTGAATTCATCTTAATTAAGCATGCAGTTGAGATTGCGCACTCAACGGAAGAGTTTGCCATCAATATGTCGAATATGCGTCACTGGGCCGAGCCTGTGCGCCGCTATGTAGATGAGTGCTTAGCAGGTGTCAGTGGCGAACGTGATAAAGATTTCAACATGCGCTGGATTGCGTCCATGGTTGCCGATGTTCACCGCGTCTTATCGCGTGGCGGTATCTTTATGTATCCATGGGACCAACGTGAACCCCATAAGCCAGGCAAGTTACGCCTGATGTATGAAGCTAATCCCATGAGCTTTTTAGTAGAGCAGGCTGGTGGCGCATCAACTAATGGTGACCAATTAATTATGGACATGATTCCTACAGAATTACATGAGCGTGTCTCTGTCATGCTGGGGTCTAAAGAAGAGATTGAGCGCTTACAGCATTACCATTCGCAGGTGTAGGTGTTTGCCTCTTCCTGAGCTAGTAAGATCAAACAAAAACGCCAACTCACTGATTGGCGTTTTTACTTCAGGCCGTTGCCTAAAAAATGAATTAAACGATTATGGCCGAACCTGCTCTTTAAGGTAGGCTAGCGATTCTTCGACTTGGTCAATGAGTATCAAGCAGATATCGCCGGCAGACAAATCATTCAGAGCCGTATCAATAGCAAGAAATTCACCAGTAATCTCTTTAACTTGCTTGGCTTTCTTGGTGCCTACTAAACCTTCTTGAAGAAGCTTGAGCACTTCACCATCTTCGCGGCCACGCTGACACTGATCTTGATACAGAATGACATTGTCAAAGCTATTGCCAAGAATACGAGTTAGATCGCGAATATCTTCATCACGACGATCGCCGGCACCGCTAATAACAACGTGACTCTTCTTGGGTTTCATGGCCTCAATTGCGCTAGCTAAAGCGCGCATAGCATCTGGATTGTGGCCATAGTCAGCAATGACAGTGGCACCTTTATGCTGGAATTGATTAAAGCGACCTGGCACAGCATTTGCAGAGCTCTCAAACGAGTGGAGGCCACGCGCAATCTTTTCAGCATCCAAGCCTAATGCCCAAGCCGCTCCAATAGAAGCCATGGCGTTTTCAATTTGGAAGCCTAAAACGCCATTCTGGGTCAACGGAATTTCGCTAACCGGGAAGCGAAAGAGAACGCGTGATCCTTTGGAGCAGACGATAAAGGCCCCATCAAAGTAAATCACTTTTTTGTTTTTAGCTCGATGTGCCGCAATCACGGGGTGATGTTGATTTTGCGCAAAGAAAATCACTCGACCAGTGCAAACATCCCCCATCTTCACTACTATAGGATCCGTAGCATTGAGAACTGCGGCGCCAGACGGCGCCACATTTTGAACAACTACCCGTTTCAGAATCGCTAAGTCTTCAACACTGGTGATGTAGTTAAGACCGAGATGATCTCCTTCGCCAATATTGGTAACAACAGCAACTTCACAGCGGTCAAAACCCAAGCCTTCACGCAGCATTCCGCCGCGAGCTGTTTCTAAAACAGCGGCATCTACGTCGGGATGCATGAGGACGTTACGAGCACTCTTGGGCCCACTGCAGTCTCCAGAATCAATCAGTCGATGGTTGATATACACGCCATCAGTGGTTGTCATGCCAACACGTAGGCCAGTCTCATTAAGTAGATGAGAAATCAGGCGTACGGTAGTTGTTTTACCGTTGGTTCCAGTCACTGCAACAACTGGAATTCTGCCATCCTCGCCAAGAGGGTACATCGTATTAATGATGTCTTCGCCTACAGGACGGCTCTTGCCATAGGAAGGCTTGAGATGCATACGTAGGCCTGGTGCGGCATTGACCTCAACAATTCCACCGCCTTGAGCTTCTAAAGGCTTGTAAATTGCTTCGCACAAAATATCAACACCTGCGATGTCCAAGCCAATCATTTGCGCAGCAGCGATAGCGCTGGCTGCAACATCAGGATGGACATCATCTGTAACATCAGTTGCTGTGCCACCAGTACTCAGGTTGGCATTGTTACGCAGCAAAACGCGTTCCCCAGTTTTGGGAATGTATTTGGGGCTCAGATTATTGCTGGCTAAATGCGCAAGAGCAATATCGTCAAACCGAATCTTTGTTAATGCTGTTGCATGACCGTCACCACGTAATGGATTTTTATTTTCCAGCTCAACTAGTTCAGCAACGGTATGCTTGTCATCGCCAATCACTTGAGCGGGTTCGCGACGTGCCGCAGCAGATAGGCGATTGCCGACTACTAATAAACGGTAGTCTGCGCCGGGTAAATAGCGCTCCACAATAGTTTCTCGACCAAAGGCTTGCGTCACAACAAAGCCAGCACGTATCTCTTCCTCTGTTTGAATGTTCGCAACAACACCTTTACCTTGATTACCATCTTTAGGTTTAAGCACTATGGGGCCGCCAATTTTCTGTGCCGCGCGCCATGCATCATCAGCAGTGGTGACTACCTCGCCAATTGGAACTGATACGCCAGCGGCTGCTAAGAGATTTTTAGTGAGCTCTTTGTCTTGTGCAATGGCTTCTGCAATTGCGCTTGTATCGCTGGTCTCGGCGGCTTGAATACGTTTTTGTTTGCTACCCCAACCAAACTGCACCATGCTGCCCTCAGTCATACGGCGATAAGGGATATTTCTTTGTACTGCAGCGTCAACAATGGATCCAGTGCTCGGGCCTAGGCGTACATCCTCATACAAAGCCTCTAATTCTGAGAGGGCAGCTGCTAAATCAAACGGTACATCATTAAGAGTTGCCTGGATTAGTCCAAATGCAAAGTCAAAAGCCATGCGACCAACGACTTCTTCTGTGTATTCCACTACGACTTGATAGACGCCCGCATCAACAGTTTGTACTGTGCGGCTAAAGGTGACTGGACAGCCAGCCTGAGACTGAAGGCCTAATGCAGCATGCTCCAAGGCATGGGCTAGGGAGAGAGCTTCATTGTGTCCACCTCGGCGCATACTACCTAACTGGGGAAAGCGTTCGCGAATCTTGATTTCAAATTGGGGAATTAAGTCGATTGAGCGCTCTGATTCGTCACAAGAAACAATTGCTTCTAAAGAAGTATGGCGGCTCCATAAATTCGGGCCACGCAATATGCGAATACGGGTGATTTCCAATTAAGCCCCTGCTGGAATATTGGAGCTGGAAACAAATGTTTCAACACCAGCTTCGATAACGTTGAACGGAATATCTAAAGCCCAAGCAGCTCCAATGGCAGCTGCAAGACTTAAGTTGGAGACCCAATCAAGAGATGCATCTCTCACAGTTGGGGGGATGGGGATAACTAATTTATCTAGCTTACCCTGTTTGAGGGTAATGAAAGATAGGCCCACAATGATTGAGCGGCCATCTTTTTCTTGGTGAGCAGTTATTACAGGGGAGGCTGGGTCTTGAGAGAAGTACATCACTTCACCCTTGCTGAGTTCGGCCATTTTCACAATCATGGAGTCATCTGCATTTAACACGCTAGTGCCTGTCGGCAACACGACATCAACCTGAGTTCGAACCACGTTAAATAATTGATCTTCTTCGCTGATGTAGTGTTCTGGAAAGAGCTTAAGCGGATCAATGTTGAGAACGATGCCAACTTGACATTGGTCGTATGCGAGACCTTCTAGCAAAAGAGAGGCATTGTCATTTTCAATTACAGCGACTTCGATGGCCCTATTTTGTAGTGTGCGTCGCGCATTGTCCCAATGAGAAGAGGAGGTTTGCTTAATGGTGCGACTACCGAAATACAGGCCATTACTGGTAGAGAGGCCAACATGCGCGTTAGTCAGTCTAATAAAATGGGCAACCATTTCAGCGACGATGGTTCTTCCAGAATTGCCACTAATGCCAACAATAGGAATCCTAAAATCGTAACCTGGCGGGAATAAATGATTTGCAATTTCTTCGCCTACAGGTTGAGGTTTGCCACTGGCAGGTTTTAGGTGCATTAATAAGCCAGGACCTGCATTGACCTCGACGATGGCAGCATTCTGTGACTCAAGTGGTTTACTGATATCTTGGGCCACAAGGTCAATACCAGCAATTTCTAATCCTACTACGCGTGCAGCCAAAGCAACTTGATGAGCTACTTCAGGGTGAACTAGATCAGTTACATCAAATGCTACGTTACCGTTACTTTGAATGAGTACCTTTTGATCAACACTGGGAATGCTGTCACCAGTGAGTTTCTGGCGTGCAAGCTCTAACTCAACCGCAGAATCGATACGTACTGGATTGAGGGGGCACTCTTCGGTGGTACCCCGACGTGGGTCAGAATTAATTTGAATCTGAATGAGTTCAAGAACGGTATGTTTGCCATCCCCCGTAATCCAAACGGTTTCACCTTTGGCGGCTGCAACTACTTTATTGCCTACTACCAATAAGCGATGTTCGTCACCAATGATGTGTCGCTCTACTAAAACTTCACTACCTTCGTTAATAGCAACAGCATATGCCGCTTCAATTTCTTGCTGGGTATAGAGGTTGATAAATACACCACGACCATGATTGCCATCAATTGGCTTTACAACTACTGGCAGGCCAATATCTTGCGCCGCTTCCCAGGCGTCATCCGGACTAGTAACAGTTCTACCCTCTGGAGTAGGGACGCCAGCACTAGCAAGTAAGCTCTTAGTAAGGTCTTTATCACGCGAGATAGTTTCTGCGATGGCACTGGTTTGATCAGTTTCTGCTGTCCAAATACGTCTTTGCTTAGAACCGTATCCAAGTTGTACTAAATTACCGCTTGATAGCCTGATGTAAGGAATTTCTCGTGCGGTTGCAGCGTTGACGATGCAGGCTGTACTGGGACCAAGACAGAGGTCATCACTTAAATCGCGAAGGTCTTCAATAATCTGTTCTCTTTGCGCAATAGCATCTCCATTATCTTTAATTAAGGTGAGGAGAAGATCGCGTGCAAACTGAAAGGCCTGCAATGTTACGGCCTCTTCAGTAGCGCTCACAATGACTTTATATACGCCTCGACGGCCACCGTCCCGAGCTCTGCCAAAGCCACCCGCAATGCCAGCTAAGTTTTGCAGCTCAATGGTGAGGTGTTCTAGGATATGTCCAGGCCAAGTACCTTCTTCAACGCGCTTTAAAAACCCGCCTGGCTCTCCGTAGCTGCAGCGATGATCATGCAGACTGGGAAGGCACTTACTAAGGCGATCGTAAAAACCGGGAATGAGGTCAGATGGGTAATCTTCCAAGTCGCCTATATCAATCAATACCTCAAGCGCTGGGTTATAGCTCCACATATTGGGGCCACGAAGATGTCTATGGCTCAGGATTTCAATGGTTTTATCTAGTAATTGGGGCATATGTGGAGTGGGGGATCACGGCGCCAACATGGAAAATGAGGGCGGAGATGTCTCAGACTGTCTCTCTAGTTCTAGTAATTATTCAAAATCCACAAAATTAGCAAAAATGCTTAAAAAAGCCTACTTTGTCAATTTAACGGCTTTCTACCCACTAAGGTTGACAGTATTACTAAATCTAAAAAACCTAGCTCCACTATACTTTTAGGATTAATGAAGCCTGAAATTTCCCCATCCGCCCACACTTTGCCAGGTCATTGGGCTAGTGTTTTAGAAGCTTCTCAATCCCCAGTAAAAGATCTCAACTCCATACTGGCATGGGTTGAGCTTGATCTCGATGGTGAAATGCGCTTTGAGAGAAGCCTGCTTTGCTTGATTCCTACAGGTCTATTTTGGAGTGACGGTATTCGCTCGGAATTCTGGCCGATTAGCCCTGGAGCCCATCTTTTGCATGGCGATTACGCTGGAGTAGGGCATCTCAAGCTGGAGTCTGAGGCTAGCCTGCTGCGGCTTTGGTACTTTACTTTGGCTGTTAATCCCCAAGTATTGCGCCTGCAGAGCAGTTTTAGGCAGTTAATCCGGGGTGACCAGCTTGGTAACGAGCCCGAGTCTTCTGTATACGATAAGCAGGTTTGTCCGGTGTGTTTAAGCCCAAAGCCTGCTAACTCAGACGCTTGCCCAACGTGCGATCCAGAGGAGGATGCCCCTCCATCGACTTGGACTTTATTTAAGTTGTGGCGCTTTGCGCGCCCGTATAAAAAAGAGCTCTTACTGGGTTTTGTTCTGACTTTACTGTCAACCGGTGCCACACTGATTCCGCCTTATTTGACGATGCCCTTGATGGACCATGTGTTGATTCCATATGAAAAAGGTAATCCGATTGATTTTGATTTAGCAACTAAATATCTGCTTGCCCTCTTCGCTGCAGCAGTTGTTGCATGGGGCCTCGGTTGGTGGAAAACCTATTTACTCGCATTGGTGAGTGAGCGCATCGGCGCAGATCTGCGGAACACAACTTTTGAGCATTTGCTCAAATTATCTTTAGAGTATTTTGGTGGCAAAAGAACTGGCGACTTGATTGCACGTATTGGTGCTGAGACAGATCGTATCTGCGTATTCTTATCTTTATATGCTTTGGATTTTGCAACCGATGTCATCATGATTACGATGACGGCAGCAATTTTGGTATCAATTGATCCTTTGCTAGCCTTAGTCACTTTGGCGCCATTGCCATTTATCGTATGGATGATTCATGTGGTGCGCGATAAGCTGCGATTTGGTTTTGAGAAGATTGATCGCGTTTGGTCTGAAGTAACTAATATCTTGGCTGATACGATTCCAGGGATCCGGGTAGTCAAAGCGTTTGCTCAAGAAGATCGTGAGCTCAAACGTTTTGTTGATTCCAATAAACACAATTTGCAAATCAATGATCGCGTCAACCGCGTATGGGGATTGTTTTCCCCAACGGTGACGCTGTTAACAGAAACTGGTCTTTTGGTAGTGTGGGGTTTTGGTATTTGGCAGGTTGCGCATCAAAAGGTCACCGTTGGTGTATTGATTGCATTCCTTGCTTACATCGGACGTTTTTACATTCGACTCGATTCAATGAGTCGCATCGTTTCGCATACGCAAAAAGCTGCGGCTGGAGCTAAGCGTATTTTTGATATCTTGGACCATGTTTCGAGTGTTCCTGAGCCAATTAATCCAGCACCTTTGGGTGCAGTGAAAGGCCATATCTCCTTACGAAGTGTGGGTTTCCGCTATGGCAACCGTGCTGTTTCTAAAGGGATTGATCTGGATATTGCCCCTGGAGAAATGATTGGTTTAGTAGGCCATAGTGGCTCTGGTAAGAGCACTTTGGTGAACTTGATTTGCCGCTTCTATGACGTCAGTGCTGGTTCGATTGCCTTGGACGGGCGTGATATCCGTAGCATCAGGATTGCCGACTATCGCAAACGTATTGGTTTGGTTTTACAAGAGCCATTTCTATTCTTTGGCACGATTGCAGAAAATATTGCTTACGGAAAACCGGACGCCACTCGTGAAGAAATTATTGAAGCAGCCCGCGCAGCACATGCGCATGAATTTATTCTGCGCTTACCACTCGGTTATGACTCTTTAGTAGGTGAGCGCGGCCAATCTCTTTCGGGTGGAGAGCGTCAACGTATTTCCATTGCACGTGCGCTGTTGATTAATCCAAGTATTCTAATTTTGGATGAAGCCACCTCATCTGTGGATACCACCACCGAAAAAGAAATTCAG from Polynucleobacter duraquae encodes:
- the cphA gene encoding cyanophycin synthetase, translated to MEITRIRILRGPNLWSRHTSLEAIVSCDESERSIDLIPQFEIKIRERFPQLGSMRRGGHNEALSLAHALEHAALGLQSQAGCPVTFSRTVQTVDAGVYQVVVEYTEEVVGRMAFDFAFGLIQATLNDVPFDLAAALSELEALYEDVRLGPSTGSIVDAAVQRNIPYRRMTEGSMVQFGWGSKQKRIQAAETSDTSAIAEAIAQDKELTKNLLAAAGVSVPIGEVVTTADDAWRAAQKIGGPIVLKPKDGNQGKGVVANIQTEEEIRAGFVVTQAFGRETIVERYLPGADYRLLVVGNRLSAAARREPAQVIGDDKHTVAELVELENKNPLRGDGHATALTKIRFDDIALAHLASNNLSPKYIPKTGERVLLRNNANLSTGGTATDVTDDVHPDVAASAIAAAQMIGLDIAGVDILCEAIYKPLEAQGGGIVEVNAAPGLRMHLKPSYGKSRPVGEDIINTMYPLGEDGRIPVVAVTGTNGKTTTVRLISHLLNETGLRVGMTTTDGVYINHRLIDSGDCSGPKSARNVLMHPDVDAAVLETARGGMLREGLGFDRCEVAVVTNIGEGDHLGLNYITSVEDLAILKRVVVQNVAPSGAAVLNATDPIVVKMGDVCTGRVIFFAQNQHHPVIAAHRAKNKKVIYFDGAFIVCSKGSRVLFRFPVSEIPLTQNGVLGFQIENAMASIGAAWALGLDAEKIARGLHSFESSANAVPGRFNQFQHKGATVIADYGHNPDAMRALASAIEAMKPKKSHVVISGAGDRRDEDIRDLTRILGNSFDNVILYQDQCQRGREDGEVLKLLQEGLVGTKKAKQVKEITGEFLAIDTALNDLSAGDICLILIDQVEESLAYLKEQVRP
- the cphA gene encoding cyanophycin synthetase, with translation MPQLLDKTIEILSHRHLRGPNMWSYNPALEVLIDIGDLEDYPSDLIPGFYDRLSKCLPSLHDHRCSYGEPGGFLKRVEEGTWPGHILEHLTIELQNLAGIAGGFGRARDGGRRGVYKVIVSATEEAVTLQAFQFARDLLLTLIKDNGDAIAQREQIIEDLRDLSDDLCLGPSTACIVNAATAREIPYIRLSSGNLVQLGYGSKQRRIWTAETDQTSAIAETISRDKDLTKSLLASAGVPTPEGRTVTSPDDAWEAAQDIGLPVVVKPIDGNHGRGVFINLYTQQEIEAAYAVAINEGSEVLVERHIIGDEHRLLVVGNKVVAAAKGETVWITGDGKHTVLELIQIQINSDPRRGTTEECPLNPVRIDSAVELELARQKLTGDSIPSVDQKVLIQSNGNVAFDVTDLVHPEVAHQVALAARVVGLEIAGIDLVAQDISKPLESQNAAIVEVNAGPGLLMHLKPASGKPQPVGEEIANHLFPPGYDFRIPIVGISGNSGRTIVAEMVAHFIRLTNAHVGLSTSNGLYFGSRTIKQTSSSHWDNARRTLQNRAIEVAVIENDNASLLLEGLAYDQCQVGIVLNIDPLKLFPEHYISEEDQLFNVVRTQVDVVLPTGTSVLNADDSMIVKMAELSKGEVMYFSQDPASPVITAHQEKDGRSIIVGLSFITLKQGKLDKLVIPIPPTVRDASLDWVSNLSLAAAIGAAWALDIPFNVIEAGVETFVSSSNIPAGA
- a CDS encoding ABC transporter ATP-binding protein, which produces MKPEISPSAHTLPGHWASVLEASQSPVKDLNSILAWVELDLDGEMRFERSLLCLIPTGLFWSDGIRSEFWPISPGAHLLHGDYAGVGHLKLESEASLLRLWYFTLAVNPQVLRLQSSFRQLIRGDQLGNEPESSVYDKQVCPVCLSPKPANSDACPTCDPEEDAPPSTWTLFKLWRFARPYKKELLLGFVLTLLSTGATLIPPYLTMPLMDHVLIPYEKGNPIDFDLATKYLLALFAAAVVAWGLGWWKTYLLALVSERIGADLRNTTFEHLLKLSLEYFGGKRTGDLIARIGAETDRICVFLSLYALDFATDVIMITMTAAILVSIDPLLALVTLAPLPFIVWMIHVVRDKLRFGFEKIDRVWSEVTNILADTIPGIRVVKAFAQEDRELKRFVDSNKHNLQINDRVNRVWGLFSPTVTLLTETGLLVVWGFGIWQVAHQKVTVGVLIAFLAYIGRFYIRLDSMSRIVSHTQKAAAGAKRIFDILDHVSSVPEPINPAPLGAVKGHISLRSVGFRYGNRAVSKGIDLDIAPGEMIGLVGHSGSGKSTLVNLICRFYDVSAGSIALDGRDIRSIRIADYRKRIGLVLQEPFLFFGTIAENIAYGKPDATREEIIEAARAAHAHEFILRLPLGYDSLVGERGQSLSGGERQRISIARALLINPSILILDEATSSVDTTTEKEIQRALDNLVKGRTTIAIAHRLSTLRKADRLVVLDKGEIVEIGSHDELMDAQGAYYALYQAQLRHAAELVEGGAIGESIDESELKQESLQVIAKETGGGV